A single genomic interval of Clostridium facile harbors:
- a CDS encoding RING finger protein, with translation MGKFVGQVCPVCQQKFKDQDDIVVCPECGTPHHRSCYQEIEHCANQSKHGTEWEYETKPVTPNRESQQEQPQQSGQKHNIVCSQCGANNPPNGLFCLFCGAPLQQKDGVQTPQNTVPQQLLMEMSLGGLHPEDSIDGISVKDFAAFIGSNTAYYLPKFKRFSEKKFLSFNFSAAIISPVYYLFRKMIPLGILFLIINLLATFCYTIVQVNTIVPIQNSLLLNIAYYGMQAIGIFSTIFGLLSGLFANWIYYKWSVRTIKKCKAKAGEDLAKYQELLVKKGSVSPLFVGIGLIFIFLFSIIFSLVLSI, from the coding sequence CCACCGCAGTTGTTATCAAGAAATTGAACATTGCGCTAATCAAAGTAAACATGGAACTGAATGGGAATATGAGACAAAACCCGTAACACCTAATAGAGAATCTCAACAGGAGCAGCCCCAACAATCTGGTCAGAAACATAATATTGTTTGTAGCCAATGTGGGGCGAATAATCCGCCGAATGGATTGTTCTGTCTTTTCTGCGGGGCTCCTTTACAACAAAAAGATGGAGTTCAAACACCACAGAATACGGTTCCACAACAATTGCTAATGGAGATGTCGTTGGGAGGATTGCATCCAGAAGATTCGATTGATGGAATTTCTGTAAAAGATTTTGCTGCTTTTATTGGAAGCAACACAGCTTACTATCTTCCAAAATTTAAGCGGTTCAGTGAAAAGAAATTTTTGTCCTTTAATTTTTCAGCTGCTATTATATCTCCCGTTTATTATTTGTTTCGTAAGATGATTCCGTTGGGTATCCTGTTTTTAATCATCAATCTATTGGCTACTTTTTGCTACACTATTGTACAGGTAAATACAATTGTGCCAATCCAAAATTCATTATTGTTAAACATAGCATATTATGGCATGCAGGCTATTGGTATTTTTTCTACGATTTTTGGATTATTAAGTGGATTGTTCGCAAACTGGATTTACTATAAATGGTCGGTGCGTACCATTAAAAAGTGTAAAGCGAAAGCAGGGGAAGATCTGGCAAAGTACCAAGAACTTTTGGTGAAAAAAGGTTCTGTCAGCCCATTGTTTGTAGGGATAGGATTAATTTTTATCTTTTTATTTTCGATTATATTTAGCCTTGTATTGTCAATTTGA